In one Vanessa tameamea isolate UH-Manoa-2023 chromosome 12, ilVanTame1 primary haplotype, whole genome shotgun sequence genomic region, the following are encoded:
- the LOC113401499 gene encoding uncharacterized protein LOC113401499 isoform X2 has product MVARLAFIALCVCATFARAAQPAARILIDTSGYHGTTVRPQRSDIARWSTSELVEDLRNTKSDALLLYTEYTSYAAADLNEFLKNISSLTQDTIKNMENRVLDRASRACRDEFEKHIRKVIFDSHRAASFNGENHHKFFLGHMIVFRMHLNKSEDYIRRCERITRGCGVQCEVSTMLRWKRIAICELNRVKEDVLHSRRFYKDLLLHSRRKLKCLRRLAQLRAKSAVQALEQCVCHTSC; this is encoded by the exons CCAGCCGCACGAATCTTGATCGACACTTCAGGATATCATGGAACCACAGTACGACCACAAAGAAGTGATATTGCGAGATGGTCTACTTCAGAGTTGGTGGAAGACCTTCGAAACACCAAGTCCGATGCGCTGCTTCTGTACACAGAATATACATCGTACGCTGCTGCCGATCTGAATGAATTCCTTAAGAACATCTCCTCGCTAACTCAAGACACGATCAAGAATATGGAAAACAGGGTCCTGGATAGAGCT tcaagGGCGTGTCGTGATGAATTCGAAAAGCATATAAGAAAAGTAATATTCGACTCGCATCGCGCCGCCAGCTTCAACGGGGAGAATCACCACAAATTCTTCCTGGGACACATGATCGTATTCCGGATGCATCTGAATAAG AGCGAAGATTACATACGTAGGTGTGAAAGAATAACTAGAGGTTGTGGAGTTCAATGCGAAGTAAGTACGATGTTGA GATGGAAGCGTATAGCTATTTGCGAATTAAATAGAGTCAAGGAAGATGTTCTTCATTCTAGAAGATTCTACAAGGACTTACTTCTTCATTCTCGAAGAAAGCTAAAATGTTTGAGGAGGTTGGCACAATTGCGAGCCAAGTCGGCAGTCCAGGCGCTGGAACAGTGTGTATGCCACACtagttgttaa
- the LOC113401499 gene encoding uncharacterized protein LOC113401499 isoform X1 — protein MVARLAFIALCVCATFARAAQPAARILIDTSGYHGTTVRPQRSDIARWSTSELVEDLRNTKSDALLLYTEYTSYAAADLNEFLKNISSLTQDTIKNMENRVLDRASRACRDEFEKHIRKVIFDSHRAASFNGENHHKFFLGHMIVFRMHLNKSEDYIRRCERITRGCGVQCENSPKIIRWKRIAICELNRVKEDVLHSRRFYKDLLLHSRRKLKCLRRLAQLRAKSAVQALEQCVCHTSC, from the exons CCAGCCGCACGAATCTTGATCGACACTTCAGGATATCATGGAACCACAGTACGACCACAAAGAAGTGATATTGCGAGATGGTCTACTTCAGAGTTGGTGGAAGACCTTCGAAACACCAAGTCCGATGCGCTGCTTCTGTACACAGAATATACATCGTACGCTGCTGCCGATCTGAATGAATTCCTTAAGAACATCTCCTCGCTAACTCAAGACACGATCAAGAATATGGAAAACAGGGTCCTGGATAGAGCT tcaagGGCGTGTCGTGATGAATTCGAAAAGCATATAAGAAAAGTAATATTCGACTCGCATCGCGCCGCCAGCTTCAACGGGGAGAATCACCACAAATTCTTCCTGGGACACATGATCGTATTCCGGATGCATCTGAATAAG AGCGAAGATTACATACGTAGGTGTGAAAGAATAACTAGAGGTTGTGGAGTTCAATGCGAA AACTCGCCAAAAATAATACGATGGAAGCGTATAGCTATTTGCGAATTAAATAGAGTCAAGGAAGATGTTCTTCATTCTAGAAGATTCTACAAGGACTTACTTCTTCATTCTCGAAGAAAGCTAAAATGTTTGAGGAGGTTGGCACAATTGCGAGCCAAGTCGGCAGTCCAGGCGCTGGAACAGTGTGTATGCCACACtagttgttaa